Proteins from one Ficedula albicollis isolate OC2 chromosome 3, FicAlb1.5, whole genome shotgun sequence genomic window:
- the BCLAF1 gene encoding bcl-2-associated transcription factor 1 isoform X3 — MGRSNSRSHSSRSKSRSQSSSRSRSRSHSRKKRYSSRSRSRTYSRSRSRDRVYSRDYRRDYRNNRGMRRPYGYRGRGRGYYQGGGGRYHRGGYRPVWNRRHSRSPRRGRSRSRSPKRRSVSSQRSRSRSRRSYRSSRSPRSSSSRSSSPYSKSPVSSKRRASLEKQAKKTEGAPLQDSPLKNKSQDEQKDTFEHDPSESLDDFNKSSAASGDIWPGLSAYDNSPRSPHSPSIASPPSQSSSCSDAPLLSTAHSAKDTPQHSHSIQHSPERSGSGSLGNGSSRYSPSQNSPLHHIPSRRSPAKTIPSQSAPREEARVRSFYPEGGEQETAKGGKFMKRYTDEESRVYLLDRGNTREKEAQKERGSEKGRTEGEREWEEQETLDFFVDKETGKEKFNDSEGEDTEETEDYRQFRKSVLADQGKNFPTASHRNAEEEGTKYKSKISIKGSRESDGFRDEKSYKLKETGYIVERPSATKDKHKEEDKSSERLMMKKETQSPEQVKSEKLKELFDYSPPLHKNLDAREKSTFREESPLRIKMIASDSHRPEVKLKMAPVPLDDSNRPASLTKDRLLASTLVHSVKKEQEFRSIFDHIKLPQASKSTSESFIQHIVSLVHHVKEQYFKSAGMTLNERFTAYQKATEEHCTRQKSPEIHRRIDISPSTLRKHTRLTGEERVFKEESQKGDKKLRCDSADLRHDIDRRRKERSKERGDSKGSRESSGSRKQEKTPKDYKDYKSYKDDSKQKRDQDRARSSPSSSPSSSSSSSREEKDCKKERDEEFKTHHEQKEYSGFAGVNRPRGTFHDDRDDGVDYWAKRGRGRGTFQRGRGRFNFKKSGSSPKWTHDKYQGDGIVEDEEETVENNEEKDRRKEEKE; from the exons ATGGGTCGATCTAATTCTAGATCACATTCGTCAAGATCGAAGTCCAGGTCTCAGTCCAGCTCTAGGTCAAGATCCAGATCACATTCAAGAAAAAAGAGATACAG ttctAGGTCTCGGTCAAGGACGTATTCCCGATCTCGGAGCAGAGATCGTGTTTATTCTAGAGATTATCGCAGAGATTACAGAAACAATAGAGGAATGAGACGTCCCTATGGTTACAGAGGAAGAGGTAGAGGGTATTATCAAGGAGGAGGTGGTAGATACCACCGTGGAGGTTATAGGCCTGTGTGGAACCGAAGACACTCCAGAAGCCCCAGGCGTGGCCGCTCACGTTCCAGAAGTCCAAAACGAAGGTCTGTGTCTTCCCAGAGGTCCCGGAGCAGGTCTCGTCGATCTTACAGATCCTCCAGGTCCCCGAGGTCTTCTTCATCTCGTTCTTCATCCCCATACAGCAAATCACCTGTCTCTTCCAAAAGACGTGCATCTCTGGAAAAGCAGgcaaagaaaactgaagggGCTCCTTTGCAAGACAGtcccttgaaaaataaatcacaagaTGAACAGAAAGATACGTTTGAACATGACCCATCGGAGTCTCTTGACGATTTTAACAAATCATCAGCAGCTTCTGGAGACATTTGGCCTGGCCTTTCAGCGTATGATAACAGTCCAAGGTCACCCCATAGTCCTTCTATTGCCTCCCCGCCTAGTCAGAGTTCATCTTGCTCTGATGCCCCTCTGCTTAGCACAGCCCACTCAGCAAAGGACACACCTCAGCATTCCCATTCCATTCAGCATAGTCCTGAGAGATCTGGCTCTGGTTCTCTTGGAAATGGTTCTAGCCGCTATAGTCCTTCTCAGAATAGCCCATTGCATCATATCCCTTCGAGGAGAAGCCCTGCAAAGACAATCCCATCACAGAGTGCCCCCCGTGAGGAGGCTCGGGTGCGGTCATTTTATCCTGAGGGTGGTGAGCAGGAAACTGCAAAAGGTGGAAAGTTTATGAAAAG GTACACAGATGAAGAGTCTAGAGTATACCTGCTTGATAGGGGTAATACCAGGGAGAAGGAGGCCCAGAAGGAGAGAGGATCAGAAAAAGGGAGgacagagggagaaagggaatgGGAGGAACAGGAAACTTTAGATTTTTTCGTTGATAAAGAGACTGGGAAGGAAAAGTTTAATGACTCTGAAGGGGAGGACACAGAGGAGACAGAGGATTACAGACAGTTCAGAAAATCTGTCCTGGCAGATCAGGGTAAAAATTTTCCTACTGCATCTCACCGGAatgctgaggaggaaggaacCAAATACAAATCTAAAATATCAATCAAGGGCAGTAGAGAGAGCGATGGATTTAGAGATGAGAAAAGTTATAAGCTTAAAGAGACTGGCTATATAGTGGAAAGGCCTAGTGCAACAAAAGATAAGCACAAGGAAGAAGACAAGAGTTCTGAGAGACTAATGATGAAGAAAGAAACTCAGTCACCTGAGCAGGTAAAGTCTGAAAAGCTCAAAGAACTCTTTGATTACAGTCCTCCTCTACACAAGAATCTGGATGCGAGAGAAAAATCCACCTTCAGAGAGGAGAGCCCACTTAGGATCAAAATGATAGCCAGTGACTCCCATCGTCCTGAAGTTAAACTCAAAATGGCACCAGTACCTCTTGATGATTCCAATAG ACCTGCTTCCTTGACTAAAGACAGGCTGCTTGCTAGCACACTTGTCCATTCCGTCAAGAAGGAGCAAGAGTTCCGATCCATCTTTGACCACATTAAGTTGCCACAGGCCAGCAAAAGCACATCAGAGTCATTTATTCAGCACATTGTGTCCTTGGTTCACCATGTCAAAG AACAATACTTCAAGTCGGCTGGAATGACGCTAAATGAGAGATTCACTGCGTATCAAAAAGCAACTGAAGAGCACTGCACCCGACAAAAGAGCCCAGAAATACATAG gAGGATTGACATCTCTCCAAGTACCCTGAGGAAGCATACCCGTTTAACAGGTGAAGAGAGAGTCTTTAAGGAAGAAAGTCAAAAA GGAGATAAAAAATTAAGGTGTGATTCTGCTGATCTTCGTCATGACATTGACCGACGTAGAAAAGAACGAAGTAAAGAGCGAGGAGACTCAAAGGGTTCCAGGGAATCCAGTGGGtcaagaaaacaggagaaaactCCAAAAGATTACAAGGATTACAAATCTTACAAAGATGACAG taaacaAAAAAGAGACCAAGACCGTGCTCGGTCGTCCCCATCTTCCTCCCCATCTTCTTCCTCATCCAGTTCTCGAGAAGAAAAGGATtgcaagaaagaaagagatgaagaaTTCAAAACCCACCATGAGCAGAAAGAATACTCTGGTTTTGCAGGAGTCAACCGGCCAAGAGGCACCTTT
- the BCLAF1 gene encoding bcl-2-associated transcription factor 1 isoform X4, whose amino-acid sequence MGRSNSRSHSSRSKSRSQSSSRSRSRSHSRKKRYSSRSRSRTYSRSRSRDRVYSRDYRRDYRNNRGMRRPYGYRGRGRGYYQGGGGRYHRGGYRPVWNRRHSRSPRRGRSRSRSPKRRSVSSQRSRSRSRRSYRSSRSPRSSSSRSSSPYSKSPVSSKRRASLEKQAKKTEGAPLQDSPLKNKSQDEQKDTFEHDPSESLDDFNKSSAASGDIWPGLSAYDNSPRSPHSPSIASPPSQSSSCSDAPLLSTAHSAKDTPQHSHSIQHSPERSGSGSLGNGSSRYSPSQNSPLHHIPSRRSPAKTIPSQSAPREEARVRSFYPEGGEQETAKGGKFMKRYTDEESRVYLLDRGNTREKEAQKERGSEKGRTEGEREWEEQETLDFFVDKETGKEKFNDSEGEDTEETEDYRQFRKSVLADQGKNFPTASHRNAEEEGTKYKSKISIKGSRESDGFRDEKSYKLKETGYIVERPSATKDKHKEEDKSSERLMMKKETQSPEQVKSEKLKELFDYSPPLHKNLDAREKSTFREESPLRIKMIASDSHRPEVKLKMAPVPLDDSNRPASLTKDRLLASTLVHSVKKEQEFRSIFDHIKLPQASKSTSESFIQHIVSLVHHVKEQYFKSAGMTLNERFTAYQKATEEHCTRQKSPEIHRRIDISPSTLRKHTRLTGEERVFKEESQKGDKKLRCDSADLRHDIDRRRKERSKERGDSKGSRESSGSRKQEKTPKDYKDYKSYKDDSKYVLSVFYTAYGG is encoded by the exons ATGGGTCGATCTAATTCTAGATCACATTCGTCAAGATCGAAGTCCAGGTCTCAGTCCAGCTCTAGGTCAAGATCCAGATCACATTCAAGAAAAAAGAGATACAG ttctAGGTCTCGGTCAAGGACGTATTCCCGATCTCGGAGCAGAGATCGTGTTTATTCTAGAGATTATCGCAGAGATTACAGAAACAATAGAGGAATGAGACGTCCCTATGGTTACAGAGGAAGAGGTAGAGGGTATTATCAAGGAGGAGGTGGTAGATACCACCGTGGAGGTTATAGGCCTGTGTGGAACCGAAGACACTCCAGAAGCCCCAGGCGTGGCCGCTCACGTTCCAGAAGTCCAAAACGAAGGTCTGTGTCTTCCCAGAGGTCCCGGAGCAGGTCTCGTCGATCTTACAGATCCTCCAGGTCCCCGAGGTCTTCTTCATCTCGTTCTTCATCCCCATACAGCAAATCACCTGTCTCTTCCAAAAGACGTGCATCTCTGGAAAAGCAGgcaaagaaaactgaagggGCTCCTTTGCAAGACAGtcccttgaaaaataaatcacaagaTGAACAGAAAGATACGTTTGAACATGACCCATCGGAGTCTCTTGACGATTTTAACAAATCATCAGCAGCTTCTGGAGACATTTGGCCTGGCCTTTCAGCGTATGATAACAGTCCAAGGTCACCCCATAGTCCTTCTATTGCCTCCCCGCCTAGTCAGAGTTCATCTTGCTCTGATGCCCCTCTGCTTAGCACAGCCCACTCAGCAAAGGACACACCTCAGCATTCCCATTCCATTCAGCATAGTCCTGAGAGATCTGGCTCTGGTTCTCTTGGAAATGGTTCTAGCCGCTATAGTCCTTCTCAGAATAGCCCATTGCATCATATCCCTTCGAGGAGAAGCCCTGCAAAGACAATCCCATCACAGAGTGCCCCCCGTGAGGAGGCTCGGGTGCGGTCATTTTATCCTGAGGGTGGTGAGCAGGAAACTGCAAAAGGTGGAAAGTTTATGAAAAG GTACACAGATGAAGAGTCTAGAGTATACCTGCTTGATAGGGGTAATACCAGGGAGAAGGAGGCCCAGAAGGAGAGAGGATCAGAAAAAGGGAGgacagagggagaaagggaatgGGAGGAACAGGAAACTTTAGATTTTTTCGTTGATAAAGAGACTGGGAAGGAAAAGTTTAATGACTCTGAAGGGGAGGACACAGAGGAGACAGAGGATTACAGACAGTTCAGAAAATCTGTCCTGGCAGATCAGGGTAAAAATTTTCCTACTGCATCTCACCGGAatgctgaggaggaaggaacCAAATACAAATCTAAAATATCAATCAAGGGCAGTAGAGAGAGCGATGGATTTAGAGATGAGAAAAGTTATAAGCTTAAAGAGACTGGCTATATAGTGGAAAGGCCTAGTGCAACAAAAGATAAGCACAAGGAAGAAGACAAGAGTTCTGAGAGACTAATGATGAAGAAAGAAACTCAGTCACCTGAGCAGGTAAAGTCTGAAAAGCTCAAAGAACTCTTTGATTACAGTCCTCCTCTACACAAGAATCTGGATGCGAGAGAAAAATCCACCTTCAGAGAGGAGAGCCCACTTAGGATCAAAATGATAGCCAGTGACTCCCATCGTCCTGAAGTTAAACTCAAAATGGCACCAGTACCTCTTGATGATTCCAATAG ACCTGCTTCCTTGACTAAAGACAGGCTGCTTGCTAGCACACTTGTCCATTCCGTCAAGAAGGAGCAAGAGTTCCGATCCATCTTTGACCACATTAAGTTGCCACAGGCCAGCAAAAGCACATCAGAGTCATTTATTCAGCACATTGTGTCCTTGGTTCACCATGTCAAAG AACAATACTTCAAGTCGGCTGGAATGACGCTAAATGAGAGATTCACTGCGTATCAAAAAGCAACTGAAGAGCACTGCACCCGACAAAAGAGCCCAGAAATACATAG gAGGATTGACATCTCTCCAAGTACCCTGAGGAAGCATACCCGTTTAACAGGTGAAGAGAGAGTCTTTAAGGAAGAAAGTCAAAAA GGAGATAAAAAATTAAGGTGTGATTCTGCTGATCTTCGTCATGACATTGACCGACGTAGAAAAGAACGAAGTAAAGAGCGAGGAGACTCAAAGGGTTCCAGGGAATCCAGTGGGtcaagaaaacaggagaaaactCCAAAAGATTACAAGGATTACAAATCTTACAAAGATGACAG CAAATATGTATTATCTGTCTTTTACACGGCTTATGGTGGATGA